One Bacillus amyloliquefaciens DSM 7 = ATCC 23350 DNA window includes the following coding sequences:
- a CDS encoding MFS transporter produces MKNLKSWRYPMLLLTGIGIANIGEWIYFLSLNLIVLKETGSAFAVSILYLIRPAAVLMTNGWSGSIIDRCNKRNMMMSLDFIRAAFIAVLPLMFTVWSLFSIYCIVFLIQMANAMFRPCSMAYVTMLIPAERRKRFNSLRALSESGAFLLGPAAAGLLFIAGTPIFAIWVNAAALVLSGFITMMLPSLENEPHVHSPAQKLSLAVYKEDWKLVYRFSRTARNVMIIYFLFSLVMTVMPSALDSLEAAFAKEVLQLTDADYGFLVSVSGAGVIAGALVNVFFNKKMPASLLMGMGSLFTAAGYMIYAFSDVFWTAAFGFFLLAFFLAFANTGFQTFYQKNVPVDIMGRVGSFYSLVEAVFIIVVTAVFGAAAVSSSVRGIVIAGAAVMLALAAILCSFLFAASKRRTPDVFQADQFKQT; encoded by the coding sequence ATGAAAAACCTGAAGTCTTGGCGGTACCCGATGCTTCTGTTAACCGGAATCGGGATAGCAAATATTGGTGAATGGATTTATTTTTTGTCTCTTAATCTTATTGTCTTAAAAGAAACGGGGTCTGCTTTTGCGGTTTCCATCCTTTATTTAATCAGGCCTGCGGCTGTATTGATGACAAATGGGTGGTCGGGCAGCATCATCGACCGGTGTAACAAACGGAATATGATGATGTCGCTTGATTTCATCCGGGCTGCATTCATTGCCGTTCTGCCGTTGATGTTTACTGTATGGTCTTTATTTTCCATTTATTGTATCGTGTTTTTGATTCAAATGGCCAATGCGATGTTTCGTCCGTGTTCCATGGCGTATGTGACGATGCTTATTCCGGCTGAAAGGAGAAAACGATTCAATTCACTAAGGGCTTTGTCGGAATCAGGGGCTTTTCTCCTCGGGCCGGCTGCGGCCGGGCTGCTTTTTATCGCCGGCACGCCGATTTTTGCGATTTGGGTGAATGCGGCGGCTTTGGTGCTGTCCGGTTTCATCACGATGATGCTGCCGAGCCTTGAAAATGAGCCCCACGTACATTCTCCCGCACAGAAGCTTTCTTTGGCAGTGTACAAAGAAGATTGGAAGCTCGTCTATCGCTTCAGCCGAACGGCGCGAAACGTCATGATCATTTATTTTTTATTCAGTCTGGTCATGACCGTTATGCCATCCGCGCTTGATTCGCTTGAAGCCGCTTTTGCAAAAGAGGTTCTTCAGCTGACTGATGCCGATTACGGTTTTCTCGTCAGTGTCTCAGGGGCAGGGGTTATTGCGGGGGCGCTTGTCAATGTGTTCTTTAATAAAAAAATGCCGGCTTCTTTATTGATGGGAATGGGCTCTTTATTCACAGCGGCAGGATATATGATTTATGCGTTTTCTGACGTTTTTTGGACGGCTGCTTTCGGATTTTTCCTTCTCGCTTTTTTTCTGGCGTTTGCCAATACGGGATTTCAGACATTTTATCAAAAAAATGTTCCGGTGGACATTATGGGGAGAGTGGGGAGCTTTTATTCATTAGTCGAAGCCGTCTTCATTATAGTGGTAACGGCGGTTTTCGGAGCGGCGGCTGTCAGTTCTTCCGTCCGCGGCATCGTCATCGCAGGGGCTGCTGTTATGCTGGCGTTGGCAGCCATTTTATGCTCGTTCTTATTTGCGGCCTCAAAAAGGAGGACTCCCGATGTATTTCAAGCGGATCAATTTAAACAAACATAA
- the sigK gene encoding RNA polymerase sporulation sigma factor SigK, producing MVTGVFAALGFIVKELVFLVSYVKNNAFPQPLSNSEEKKYLDLMAEGDEHARNMLIEHNLRLVAHIVKKFENTGEDAEDLISIGTIGLIKGIESYSAGKGTKLATYAARCIENEILMHLRALKKTKKDVSLHDPIGQDKEGNEISLIDVLKSESEDVIDTIQLNMELEKVKKYIDILDDREKEVIVGRFGLDLKKEKTQREIAKELGISRSYVSRIEKRALMKMFHEFYRAEKEKRKKKGK from the coding sequence ATGGTGACAGGTGTTTTTGCAGCGCTCGGGTTTATTGTGAAAGAACTCGTGTTTTTAGTATCATACGTGAAAAATAATGCCTTTCCACAACCGCTCTCAAATAGTGAGGAGAAAAAATACTTAGACCTTATGGCCGAAGGAGATGAACACGCCCGCAATATGCTGATCGAACATAATCTCCGTTTAGTCGCCCATATTGTAAAAAAATTCGAAAACACGGGAGAAGACGCAGAAGATCTGATCTCCATCGGTACAATCGGGCTGATCAAAGGAATTGAAAGCTACTCAGCCGGAAAAGGCACGAAGCTTGCCACATATGCCGCACGATGTATTGAGAATGAGATTTTAATGCATCTGCGCGCATTGAAAAAAACGAAAAAAGACGTCTCCCTTCATGACCCGATCGGCCAGGATAAAGAAGGGAATGAAATAAGCCTGATTGATGTTCTCAAGTCGGAAAGCGAAGATGTGATCGACACCATTCAGCTCAACATGGAACTTGAAAAGGTCAAAAAATATATTGATATTTTAGACGACCGCGAAAAAGAAGTCATCGTCGGCCGCTTCGGGCTTGATTTAAAAAAAGAAAAAACGCAGCGCGAGATCGCAAAGGAGCTCGGCATTTCAAGGAGTTATGTGTCGCGGATTGAAAAACGCGCATTGATGAAGATGTTTCATGAGTTTTACCGGGCGGAAAAGGAGAAGCGGAAGAAGAAGGGAAAGTGA